The Haloplanus natans DSM 17983 DNA segment CCCAGATCGAGGTCCAGAACTTCCAGGGTGAGAACCCCTCCGGCGGCGGGCCGAGCGCCGACAGCGGTCCCGGCGGTATGGGCCGCACCATCGACGTGGGTATCCTCCTCCCCGAGACGGGTGATCTCGCGTCCGTCGGCGGCCCGATGATCCAGGCGGCGCAGCTGCCGGCGATGCAGGTCAACGACTCCGACCTCGACCTCGAAGTGAACGCACAGGTCGAGGACACCCAGACCTCGCCCTCCGCAGGCGTCGCGGCCGCCGAAACGCTTGTCAACGCCGGGATGCCGAGCGTCTGTGGCTCCGCCTCTTCCGGCGTGAACATCCCGGTCTCGCAGGAGGTGTTCATCCCCAATCAGATCGTCGGCTGTTCGCCGTCCAGCACGGCGCTGTCGGTCACCAATCTCGAAGACGACGACTACATCTTCCGGACGGCGCCGTCGGACCAGCTTCAGGGTCGCGTGATGGCCCAAGTCGCATCCGAACGCCTCGGGAACACCACCGCGGCGACGCTCTACGTCAACAACGACTACGGACAACAGCTCTCGAACCGGTACACTGAGGTCTTCGAGAACACCTTCGGTGGGACGGTGACGAATCAGGTCGCGTTCAACAAGGGTGCGTCGTCGTACACGTCGGTCATCGAGACGGCGCTGTCCGGCTAGCCGCCGAGGAACTGCTGGCGGACCTCCTCGTCATCGAGGAGCGTCCGTCCCTCGCCCTCGTACCGGTTCTGTCCGTTGGCGAGGACGTACCCCCGATCACAGCGCCGGAGCGCCTCTTTCGCGTTCTGCTCGACCATCAGGATCGCGGTGCCGGCGTCGTTGATCTCGTCGATCCGGTCGAACATCTCGTCGACGAGGTCGGGGGCGAGGCCGGCGCTCGGTTCGTCCAAGAGGAGGAGTGCGGGATCGAGCATGAGCGCCCGCCCCATCGCGAGCATCTGTCGCTGCCCGCCGCTCATCGTCCCCGCCGCCTGGGTCTGTCGCTCCTCGAGGACGGGAAACCGTTCGAACACTTCGGCGACCCGTTCCTCGGGCATGTCGTCGAGAATGTACGCCCCCATCTCCAGGTTCTCCCGAACCGATAGCGACGCGAACACGTTGTCGGACTGGGGGACGTAGCCGATCCCTTCGTGGATGATCTCCTCGGGCGGTCGGCCGGTGATGTCCCGGCCGTCGAAGGTGATCTCCCCACCCATGTACGTCGTGAGGCCGAACACCGACTTCATCACCGTCGACTTGCCGGCGCCGTTCGGACCGACGATGGTGACGTACTCCTCGTCGCCCACGTCCATGTCGACGCAGTCGAGAATCTGGAGGTCGCCGTAGCCGGCGTCTAAGTCGCGGACGGTCAGGAGGGTATCGCTCATACGTCGCCTCCCAGGTAGGCTTCGATGACTTCCTCGTTCGCTTTGATCTCCTCGGGTGTCCCCTCGGTCAGGATCTGTCCCTGATGCATCACGATCACGTGCCGACAGTTGTTCATGATGAGGTCCATGTCGTGTTCGACCAGCAGGAAGGTGTAGCCCTGATCGCGGAGTTCGTGGATGTGTTCGAGGAGCCGTTGCTCCAGTGTCGGGTTGACCCCGGCGAACGGTTCGTCGAGGAGGAGCATGTCGGGATCGGTCAGGAGCGCCCGCGCCATCTCCAGGAGTTTGCGCTGGCCGCCGGAGAGGTTGCCCGCGTACTCCTCCGCGAGATGTTCGATGTCGAAAAACTCCAGGGTTTCCCACACCCGGTCGAGGAGTTCGGCCTCCTGTGTGCGGACGCTCCCACGGGCACCGGGGAGGACCGACCGCCAGAGGTGCTCGCCGCGCTGGGCCTTCGGCGCGAGCATCATGTTCTCCAGGACGGTCATCTCGCCGAGTTCGCGGGCGATCTGGAAGGTCCGGACCAGCCCCCGATCCGCGATTTCGTAGGGTTCGCGGCCGGTGATATCCTCGTCGTCGAAGGTGACCGTCCCGGCGTCGGGCGAGAGCATCCCCGTGATGAGGTTGAACGTGGTCGACTTGCCGGCGCCGTTCGGGCCGATCAGCCCCGTGAGCGTGCCGCGTTCGACCTCGAAGCTCGCACTGTCGACGGCGGTGATCCCGCCGAAGCTTTTCGTCAGGCCCTCGACTCGGAGCGGCGTCTCGGCCACGTCCGGACGCGACTCCGTGATGGATTTACTCACGCCGTTCACCTCCGCTACCGTCGCCGTCCGCTTTCGGTGTCGGTTCGGCGTCGGCGTCGGTGTCGGAACCGCCGCTCCGACCCGCGTCGCCGCCCGGTCGGCCGAGCGGGATGGCCGCCGCCGTCTCCTTGCGGTGGCCGAGCATCCCCTGTGGCCGGTTGTGCATCAGCCAGACGAGCGCGACACCCATGATGACCAGTTGGAGTTGGCGCACCGAATCGAGCGTATAAAGCAGGAAGGGCATCGGATCGAACCCCGAGATGAGCGGCGAGACCGCCGGGCCGAAACTGCTCGGCGCTTCGCCGGGCTGGAAGACGGAGGTGACGACGTTCTGGAAGTAGAGCGGGCCCTGGTAGAGGACGGCGGCGAAGACGGCACCGCCCAAGACGCTCCCGGTGTTCGAGCCGGCGCCGCCGATGATGAGGGCGATCCAGACGAAGAAGGTGAGCCGCGGGCGGAAGAAGTTGGGCGTGACGGCGCCCTGCCCCATCAGCCAGAGGATGCCGGCCAACCCCATCAGCGCACAGCCGAGCATGAACGAGACGACCTTGAAGCGGTCGGTGTTCTTGCCGAGGGCGCGGGCCACGTCCTCGTCTTCACGGATAGCTTTCAGCACCCGGCCGAACGGTGACTCGCCGGTCCGTTTGAGAAGCCAGAAGTAGCCGGCGACGACCAGCAAGAGGACCACGCCGTAGACGAGGCTGTGGACGATGGGATCGGGGTTGTTCGCGACGACCTGTCCCACGAGAGCGACGAGGCCGTCGTACGCGCCCGAGAGGCCGACGACATCGATGAACGCGAGCAGGGGGTCGGGGAAATCAAGGATGAGGCCGCTCCCGCCGCCGAAGCCGACGCGGGTGGTGTCGCCGGCGAGGGTGTGAGGGAACTGGAACTGCTGGAAGGTAGAGGAGAGGAAGGTAAAGCGGACGATTTCGGACATGGCGATGGTGACGATGGCGAGGTAGTCCGCACGGAGTCGAAGGGCGGGGAGAGCAACGACGAAGCCAAGTGCCGCGGCGGCGAGCATCCCGACGAGAATGCCGACGGGGATCGGCAGGCCGAGGCCGCCGACCTGTGCGGCGCCTGTGGTTCCGTACAGCGGTTTCGAGACGAATGCCATCACGTAGATGCCGACGGCCATGAAGCCGACGACGCCGATGTTGAACAGGCCGGTGTAGCCCCAGTGGAGGTTCAAAGCGAGCGCGAGCGTGGCGAAGACGCCGATGTAGAAGGTGAGCGAGGCCAAGGAGTTGAGCTGTCCACGGATGCTGTACCCGAGGATGAGGCCGCTGACGAGGTAGGCACCGTAGATGACGACGAGGAGTGCGACGATTTTGGCCGCGTCCTGCTCCCAGAGTCGACGGAGCGAGCCGGCAGTGTCGCTCATGCGGTCGACCTCCCGGAGAACAGCCCCTGCGGACGAACGAGCAGGATGACGATCATGACGACGAACGCGGCCGCGCGCGAGAACGCGGCGGGGATCCAGATGACCGAGATGGAGGCCGCGATGCCGATGACGAGACCGCCCGCGATGGCGCCGTAGATGGAGCCGATACCGCCGAGGATGACGGCCGCGAAGATGAGCAGGAGGAGGAGCCAGCCGTCGTTGAAGCCGAGCGTGCCCTTCCAGAGGATGAACACGTAGCCGGCGACGCCGGTGAGACCGCCGCCGATGATCCACGTCGCGCGGACGACCCGTTCGGTCGGAATCCCGGTGATGCGAGCCAGATCCTCGTTGTCGGACATGGCGCGCATCGCCTTGCCGAGTTTCGTCGTCTGGAGGAGGAGGTGAACGCCGAGCATGAGGCCGCCGGCGACGACGAGAAGCGTGGCGTCGTGGGCGTCGATCCGGACGACGCCGTCGACGAAGTAGAGCGACGCCTGTGGGATCGACCCCGCGGCCGTCGTCCCGCGGACGCTGGAGCCGAAGACGAACTGGATCAGGTACCGAAGCGCGAACGCGACCCCGATACTGGTGATCAGCAGGGTGATTCCGCTCTCGGCGCGGATGGGTTTGTAGACGACGCGGTCGACTCCGAGCGCGAGCAGCACTGTCGTGACGCCGGCGACGACGATGCCGGCGACGACGGCGACGGGCGTCGTCGTCACGCCGATGCCGAGCGCCCCACCGAAGACGGAGCCGCCGGCGCCGACGAGGAGAAGCGACCCGATGTCGGCCCGGCCGAAGCCGGCGATGGCGTACGTCGTTGCCCAGCCGGCGAAGGCCCCGCTCGTGATGTAGTCACCGTGCGAGAAGTTCGCGAAATTCAGGATGCTGTAGGTCATCGACAGGCCGATGCCGGCCAGTCCGATCACGAGGCCGCGCATCACGCCGTCCCAGACGAGCGATCCGAGGCGCGCGAACGTGACCGACCCGGAAACCAGCAGTCCCCAGACGAGCGATCCGAGAAGTACCAGCCCGATCACGGCCAAGACCATCGTCAGCGGTCGGTCGACCGCGAACTCCAGCCACCGCCCCGGCCTTTCCGTAACTCCAGCTTCAGTTCCCGATGCCATTGTACCTTCGTGCTGTGTGCGGACGTGACGCAGGCATAAACCTTTCTTCCCCCGCTCGCCACGCTGACCGGACGGATATCGGGCTCCCGTCGGTCACGCACCCCGGATCAGTTCGTCGAGAGGCGTTCGGAGCTGACCTCGGCGACGAACTCGATGAAGTTGTCGAACAGCCGACTCGCCTCCTGCGCGGACCGATAGTTGTCCTCGTGGATGCCGTCGAGTATCTCGGCGATTCGGTCCGCCGACAGCTGATCGTCCTTCCCCTTGGTCACCGACTCGGCGGTGGCCATGTCGTACTCGGGGTGGAACTGGACGGCGAACACACGATCCTTCCGGAACCCGTGGATTCCGTAATCGTTCCGGGCGAATACTGTCGCTCCCGGCGGCGCGTCGCTGACGCGGTCGGAGTGGCTCGTAAAGACCGTGAACTCCTCGTCGAGCCCGTCGAGGAGCCGGTTGTGGCCGTCCTGTTCGACGGTCCGGTAGCCGAGTTCGTACTCGTCCATCGCCTCGACGCGGCCGCCGAGGACGTCCGCGAGAAGCTGGTGGCCGTAACAGACGCCGAGCGCCGGGAGCCCAGCTTCGATGGCGTCGCCGGCCCACCGCCGTAGCCGGGTGATCCACTCCCGGTCCCAGTAGACCGACGCGAACGAGCCGGTAACCACGAACGCGTCGTATCGGAAATCGTCGGGGAGTTCACCGGCCAGACAGTCGAACTCCACGACGTCGGCGTCGAGTCCCCGACGGAAGTTGCGCCGGGTGTCGGCGGCCATCCGTGCGGCGTTCAACAGGGCGATGCGTGGTTCGTCGCTCGTCACAGCACTCCGTCCTCGGTGACGGCACCCGTTCGGCCCTCGATCCGAAGTCCGGAGTCGCAGACAGTGTCGACGACGCGAGCGACGCCGTCGGCGAGGCTGACGATCTGACTCGGCAGGGCGTTGTCGGGCGAACGCCACTCGACCGTCCCGAATCGTTCCCGGAGTTGGACCGGCGTCCACACCGCGCTTTCCGGGGAGAAACAGGACTCGACCGTCGCCCGCTCGACGCCCGCATCCATCGCCGCCGTCACGAACTCCTCGTACCGGCGTTCGAGTCGACGGGTCCACTCGTCCACGTCGGAGACGTAGCGCCACAGCCGCCCCTGATGCGGCAGACTGTCGTACGCGCGTCGACGGTAGAGCGTCGACCGTGCCCCGTCAGTCACGCGTTCTCCCCGGAAGTACGGGGAGGAGTTGACGAGCGCCAGCGCGGGGTCGAGTGCGACGAGCGCGTTCAACTGATCGACTTCCCGACCTGGCTCCTGCTCGACGTGGATGTGTGTCCGCGCAGTGGCGGACGTATTCGAAATCCTCACCGAGAACGCGGGCCTGCACTCGCGTCCGGTCGGCGGGACGGTCCCGAATCGTTTCGGTATTCACCGGCGTCGAGAGTGGAACCAGATGCAGATCCTGCGCCTCCGCTCGCTGGATGACGCGGTGAAGTCGGTCGAACAGTTCACTGCGGAGTTCCGCCGTCGTCGCACACGGCGTCGTTTTGACCTCGAGCAGCGGCCGGACGAACTCCCGTTCGACGCCCGCGGCCGCGTCGACTAGGTCGTCCGGTTCGGCCAACTGCCCCCGGTCGTCCACCACCCAGTATTCGACTTCGACGCTCCGCCGTGTCGGCTTCGCCTCGCGTGTCGGCACGGTCGTCAGCGGATCCCTGCAGTCGGTCCGTTCGCCTCGCCTCCCGTCGACCGGGGAGTCGGGGGCCTGCTACCCTGCCACGGACGATCCGTGGCCGCCGTTTCGCTCCGACAGTGAGAGTGAATACCAATCACGGTTGCTCGGTACAGCCGAGGCTACTATATATTGTTGGACGAAAACGTTATTTTGACTGTTATTCCAACTGCTTCAGTATAGTATATCCGTTTTTATTTCGTATATGGGATTTCTAACCCATCAGAAAACGATATTCGTAATTCGAATGTTCTACCGCCGGGACGGAACTGATTTGCGGCGTGTCCATCAACGATGGGCATGGTCACGGTCGAACCGGCCGCCCCCGGCGACGCCGACGCCGTCGTCGACCTGTGGGTCGCGCTCGCGGCGGAGCAGCGTCGCCACGGGTCCCACATCCGGGCCGACACGAACCGCGATGCAATCAGAGAATCGCTGGCGCGACACGCCGCCGACGACGGGCTGACGGTCGCCCGCGACGACGGCGCTATCGTGGGGTTCGTACGGTTCGCCGTCGAACGCGGCCCGCTGACCCAAGACCGGACTCGTGGCGTCGTCCGTGACCTGTATGTCGTCCCCGAGCGGCGTGACGAGGGTGTCGGGGGACGGCTCCTCGACGCCGCCGAGGCGGCGCTCCGGGACCGCGGCGTCGCCGTCGTCGCCGTCGAGGCACTGGCCCGTAACGACGACGCGATCCGGTTCTACGAGCGCCGTGGGTACCGGCCCCACCGGATCGAGTTCGAGCGGGAGGTCGAAAACGATAAACGCCCGCGCAGGGACCGATAAGCTGCCGGCGCGCCAGGGGAGCATGGGCGGTTCATGCACTCGACTTGTAATCGAGACTTCGTGGGTTCGAATCCCACCCCTGGCTCATAACAAATTGTCGACTCAATCCCCTGAGCGCCGAGAAGACCCTGCCCGACGGACGCGTCCAGGTCGCGACCCTAGTGTATCGTGGCCCCGACGTCAAGGAGCGGATGCAGGTCGACATCATGCTGTTCCGGGCGGCCGGCGGGCGGACCGCCGTCCCGGCCCACAAGGAGCTCTCCTCGGCGCTGTCCTGGCTGTGGCGTGACCTGTCGGTGTAGGCCCACTACGACGGCGTGGTCTACGAGCCCAATCTGGGCGAGGCGATCCTTGTCGAGGACATTCTCCCGGACGTGCGGTGGATCGAGTAGCCGTCGCGCTTATCTATCAAACTGCTGTAGTGATGGGCGTGGGCGCAGCGTTCAACCCGACCTACGCTCTGCTGTTCGGCGTCGCTTGCGGTGCCGTGGCTATCGTTATCTGGTTTTTATTTGATTAGCTCACCGCCGGCGATTCTGGCGGTGAGCGATTACACTTTGATAGCGGAGTGTGTAGTGGCGACACTCGCGAGTGGTGGGAGAGGGGAGAAGGGGGATGGTGATGGTCGCGCGGGGGACCGATCGGCAAGCGGGTGCTCGACTGTGGGCGTCTGATACCAGAACTGATACCAGTATAAACCCCTGTCAGACAGGCGTCGGCGTACAGTCGAAACGGAGGGGTATGAATACACATCGATAGCAGGCTGGGTAGGCGACAGCTGTCGGTCAAGTTGGGATGGCTTGGTGCCCGCATTTATGTATTATATCTGTGATTACTATGTATGGACGAGATTGCCCTCTGGGCCGCAGTCGGCATCATCGCGGGGTTCTTAACTTACGTGACGTTGGTCGACACCGTCGGGATTATTCCCTCGTTTATTACTGCCGTGGTCGTGCTCTTCGTCGCCATGGGAACAACGGCAGCGGTAACGTGACCAGCCAACGTACTCAAACTCGACGACGGCCACGACCTTTTCATACTCCCACGCTCCGTCGCCGCAGATGGTCCCGTAGCCCTCAATAAATTCATCGATGAGGGTGTACAGTCCAGTTTCGTACAGACTCTATCGTGCGCTTTTCGAGCCGAACGGGCCGCTCTTGGACATACCCCGCTAATCATCGCCAGGGTTACTCTTGACGAGCCAAGCGTGGGCAGTTACGCTACAGTAGTGCTAGAACGCCACGAACTGAAAACTAGCTGAGGCCAAGTTCGCAGCGGGTACCCATCGCATCATATTTTCCAGCACTTGCATCAGGGTGTATCCGACTACTCCCCTCACGAACTGCGCGCCGCAGATCATATGGAGATGCTTCCTCACCTGTTTCCGATTGGTGTTCGCATAGAATACATGCAAGAGATCCAGTAACCAGTGGCGTAGCAAAACTTGTCCCCGGTTCCAGATACCAACCATCACTACTGTCTCGCAGCACGTGCATTGGTGCAAGTATATCTGGGTTACTACCCGTCGGAACCGGGTTCCATTTCCATTCTTTTTCTTGCTGATTGGGGATACAGTTCTGACCGTTGGTGCAGTCCTGTTCACTACAAAATGTTCCGTTAGCTGGAGTGACATCTGATTCAGGAGCGACATCCTCGTTCACCCAGTAATATGGTCCAGCTCTTCGGTTCGCTGGTTCATCGCCCGGCTCACATGGACAATGGGTCACCATTCCTCCAACAGAGATTACATCCTCGAATGCACCTGGACAGTGAACTGGCGGACGTCTCTCCTGTTTATTAGGTAAATAATTACCTGCTGCAGCAACAACAGTAATACCAGCATTAATTAATCGCTTTGTTACCTTCACATCCGGATTCAACGCGACAGGAGCGCGCCATGGACGTCCGGAAGATAAATTGAGAATGTCGATATCATCCTCAATTGCTTTGGTAACAACATCGGAGTATGGCTCAACAGGCACCCTTTTATCAGCGTTCATCGCCTGATAGAGAGAGAATTCCGCGTCAGGCGCGTATGCACAGAGACGGTCAAACACCGCCCTACAGTGTTGACTTGTCTCTTCTTCAGACGTATTGAGAAATGAGTTCTCCCTCCGCTCATGGACAGTATATCCATCCGTGTACTCTGACGGCAACTGCCAAGCCGAGTCAACGACCCCAATGTGGATGCCGTCTGCACGCTCTCCCGTTCTGGGAACGTTCGTTGATAAGCCATGCGCGCGGATTATATAATCCCTAGTCTGCTTGACGGACGTACTCCATAAGGGCCCGCGCTCGGTGGTCACTGTTGGGCAGTCATACCGTCAGTCACAGAAACGGACTGAATAGAAGCTGTGTCGACAAACTCACCGAAGCTACCCGCACTTGCAGTTATAAGAATAACCCCGGAGGGGAGGATGCGGTCAACGGTAACGCCGTAGCTATCGGCCCGTGATTCAATTTCGGGAGCCGCCCCCTCCTTCGGAACGAGAGCAAACTGTCTCTCGTCCTCGGGGGAAGACTGGTTAATCCAGTCGGACACGCTCGGCTCAATGTACTGGTCCATACCACTATTTTCTACGGGACCTGACACAAATAAGTTGTGCATGCAGCACACTTGGCCTCTGCTTACAGCTCTTCCATCACGACCTCGGCCTGTTCACGCGACCGGGAGCGACCGACGTATTCGAACTCAACGACGGTGACAACCTTCTCGGGGTCCCACGCCCCCTCGCCGTAGACATCCTCGTACCCCCGGATGAACTCGTCAACGCCGTCGTAGTCACCCTCACGGCGGGCGCTCGCCGGCGTGATCGTGCCGAGTGCCTCCTCACGTGTCTCGGTGATGCGGATGAAACAGTCGCACTCCGCACCGGGTTTGAGAAGGTCCGTCTTCGCGGCGACAACGGTGCCGACGTTCGGGCCGGCGTAGTTGTCGGCCCACTCCCGGCGTGTCACCGTCTTCGACCCCGAGCGGATCACCGGAATGTGGTAGTTCTTAAATAGCACCGTCGGCCTCCCGGAGGCCGGCGACGGTTAGACGGTCACTCATCGATGTCCTTTGCCCACTCCAGTAACCATTTGGCCTCACCGAGAGCGCCGAGAATCTCTTCGAGCGTGACGCTCCCCTCTGGTGTCTGCGCGACGACTGTTTTCCACACCAACCCACTTGCCAACTCATCACCCGACTCAAGCGCGCCCAGAACGTACTCCAGTCGCTCGGCTGAATACGGACCGACCGGACGAAGCTTCTCCCAATCCAGCTCTTCCCCAATCTGGACATACCCCTCTCGGCCTCGTGGATCGTCGACGAGTTCGTAGAGCGCAGTCGAGTCGTGGATGCACTTGATCACGTCGCCGGCTTCGAGGACATCAAGTCGGTTCCCTACCGTGTTGCGGTGGAGACCCGTGGCGTCGACGACGGCCTTCTTCGTCCGCGCACCGGCGTGTAATTCGTCGAGGATCGCCTCATCGGCCTCCGTCAAATCGACTTCATCTATCACGCGTTGCTGTCGTTGCGCCATGCCGGTATGTATTTCGACCATGCACTTAGCACTTATGCTGATAGCATAGTTATATCTACTATGCTGTTTGCACAAATACCAAGTGTCCACATCCCGTATCTGTAGATGAGCACAGGACGGGTGTCTTCACAGAAGGCGCCCGGCGGTGCTGGAACTCCGCCGTACTGTACTCTCGGAGTGAGAGCATGAGCAAATCTAACCGCGCCGGAGAAGTCAGTTCCGGCCCCGATCGACAGTTTCGCACCGTTGGCCAGCACGCCTACCT contains these protein-coding regions:
- a CDS encoding ABC transporter ATP-binding protein is translated as MSDTLLTVRDLDAGYGDLQILDCVDMDVGDEEYVTIVGPNGAGKSTVMKSVFGLTTYMGGEITFDGRDITGRPPEEIIHEGIGYVPQSDNVFASLSVRENLEMGAYILDDMPEERVAEVFERFPVLEERQTQAAGTMSGGQRQMLAMGRALMLDPALLLLDEPSAGLAPDLVDEMFDRIDEINDAGTAILMVEQNAKEALRRCDRGYVLANGQNRYEGEGRTLLDDEEVRQQFLGG
- a CDS encoding ABC transporter ATP-binding protein; amino-acid sequence: MNGVSKSITESRPDVAETPLRVEGLTKSFGGITAVDSASFEVERGTLTGLIGPNGAGKSTTFNLITGMLSPDAGTVTFDDEDITGREPYEIADRGLVRTFQIARELGEMTVLENMMLAPKAQRGEHLWRSVLPGARGSVRTQEAELLDRVWETLEFFDIEHLAEEYAGNLSGGQRKLLEMARALLTDPDMLLLDEPFAGVNPTLEQRLLEHIHELRDQGYTFLLVEHDMDLIMNNCRHVIVMHQGQILTEGTPEEIKANEEVIEAYLGGDV
- a CDS encoding branched-chain amino acid ABC transporter permease, producing MSDTAGSLRRLWEQDAAKIVALLVVIYGAYLVSGLILGYSIRGQLNSLASLTFYIGVFATLALALNLHWGYTGLFNIGVVGFMAVGIYVMAFVSKPLYGTTGAAQVGGLGLPIPVGILVGMLAAAALGFVVALPALRLRADYLAIVTIAMSEIVRFTFLSSTFQQFQFPHTLAGDTTRVGFGGGSGLILDFPDPLLAFIDVVGLSGAYDGLVALVGQVVANNPDPIVHSLVYGVVLLLVVAGYFWLLKRTGESPFGRVLKAIREDEDVARALGKNTDRFKVVSFMLGCALMGLAGILWLMGQGAVTPNFFRPRLTFFVWIALIIGGAGSNTGSVLGGAVFAAVLYQGPLYFQNVVTSVFQPGEAPSSFGPAVSPLISGFDPMPFLLYTLDSVRQLQLVIMGVALVWLMHNRPQGMLGHRKETAAAIPLGRPGGDAGRSGGSDTDADAEPTPKADGDGSGGERRE
- a CDS encoding branched-chain amino acid ABC transporter permease, with amino-acid sequence MRGLVIGLAGIGLSMTYSILNFANFSHGDYITSGAFAGWATTYAIAGFGRADIGSLLLVGAGGSVFGGALGIGVTTTPVAVVAGIVVAGVTTVLLALGVDRVVYKPIRAESGITLLITSIGVAFALRYLIQFVFGSSVRGTTAAGSIPQASLYFVDGVVRIDAHDATLLVVAGGLMLGVHLLLQTTKLGKAMRAMSDNEDLARITGIPTERVVRATWIIGGGLTGVAGYVFILWKGTLGFNDGWLLLLLIFAAVILGGIGSIYGAIAGGLVIGIAASISVIWIPAAFSRAAAFVVMIVILLVRPQGLFSGRSTA
- a CDS encoding type 1 glutamine amidotransferase; the encoded protein is MAADTRRNFRRGLDADVVEFDCLAGELPDDFRYDAFVVTGSFASVYWDREWITRLRRWAGDAIEAGLPALGVCYGHQLLADVLGGRVEAMDEYELGYRTVEQDGHNRLLDGLDEEFTVFTSHSDRVSDAPPGATVFARNDYGIHGFRKDRVFAVQFHPEYDMATAESVTKGKDDQLSADRIAEILDGIHEDNYRSAQEASRLFDNFIEFVAEVSSERLSTN
- a CDS encoding GNAT family N-acetyltransferase — translated: MVTVEPAAPGDADAVVDLWVALAAEQRRHGSHIRADTNRDAIRESLARHAADDGLTVARDDGAIVGFVRFAVERGPLTQDRTRGVVRDLYVVPERRDEGVGGRLLDAAEAALRDRGVAVVAVEALARNDDAIRFYERRGYRPHRIEFEREVENDKRPRRDR
- a CDS encoding S8 family serine peptidase, which translates into the protein MTTERGPLWSTSVKQTRDYIIRAHGLSTNVPRTGERADGIHIGVVDSAWQLPSEYTDGYTVHERRENSFLNTSEEETSQHCRAVFDRLCAYAPDAEFSLYQAMNADKRVPVEPYSDVVTKAIEDDIDILNLSSGRPWRAPVALNPDVKVTKRLINAGITVVAAAGNYLPNKQERRPPVHCPGAFEDVISVGGMVTHCPCEPGDEPANRRAGPYYWVNEDVAPESDVTPANGTFCSEQDCTNGQNCIPNQQEKEWKWNPVPTGSNPDILAPMHVLRDSSDGWYLEPGTSFATPLVTGSLACILCEHQSETGEEASPYDLRRAVREGSSRIHPDASAGKYDAMGTRCELGLS
- a CDS encoding ASCH domain-containing protein — encoded protein: MLFKNYHIPVIRSGSKTVTRREWADNYAGPNVGTVVAAKTDLLKPGAECDCFIRITETREEALGTITPASARREGDYDGVDEFIRGYEDVYGEGAWDPEKVVTVVEFEYVGRSRSREQAEVVMEEL
- a CDS encoding Lrp/AsnC family transcriptional regulator; protein product: MAQRQQRVIDEVDLTEADEAILDELHAGARTKKAVVDATGLHRNTVGNRLDVLEAGDVIKCIHDSTALYELVDDPRGREGYVQIGEELDWEKLRPVGPYSAERLEYVLGALESGDELASGLVWKTVVAQTPEGSVTLEEILGALGEAKWLLEWAKDIDE